A window of the Henckelia pumila isolate YLH828 chromosome 3, ASM3356847v2, whole genome shotgun sequence genome harbors these coding sequences:
- the LOC140887145 gene encoding protein TIC 20-I, chloroplastic-like: protein MILSGCSLTSGASGLTYYKARSSAVHNSAFVQIPNLHKVVFSCNRSLWTPLPSLKLYPASGFPNLDLSASSAPFYNGEQGRLLRTMPKLSKRHRLPLSPRASKDVPYSYRYPAMTKKPRWWWRTLACVPYLMPLHETWMYAETAYHLHPFLEDFEFVTYPFLGAIGRLPSWFLMAYFFVAYLGIVRRKEWPHFFRFHVVMGMLLEIALQVIGTVSRWMPLALYWGKIGMHFWTAVAFAYLFTVLECIRCSLAGMYADIPFVCDAAYIQIPYD, encoded by the exons ATGATTCTGAGCGGATGCTCTCTGACATCCGGGGCTAGCGGTTTGACTTATTACAAGGCGCGCAGCTCCGCAGTGCACAACTCAGCATTTGTACAGATTCCTAACTTACACAAGGTTGTGTTTTCGTGTAATAGAAGCTTATGGACTCCTCTTCCATCCCTGAAATTGTATCCAGCTTCAG GCTTCCCAAATTTAGATCTTTCTGCATCATCAGCACCATTTTATAATGGGGAACAAGGCAGATTGTTACGTACTATGCCTAAGTTATCCAAGAGGCATCGATTACCATTATCACCAAGAGCTTCCAAAGATGTCCCTTATAGTTATAGATACCCTGCCATGACGAAGAAGCCAAGATGGTGGTGGAGAACTCTTGCATGTGTCCCTTATTTGATGCCACTTCATGAAACATGGATGTATGCTGAAACGGCCTATCATCTGCATCCTTTCTTGGAGGATTTCGAGTTTGTGACCTACCCTTTTTTGGGAGCTATTGGAAGATTACCGAGCTGGTTTCTAATGGCTTATTTCTTTGTGGCATACCTTGGAATAGTAAGGCGAAAGGAATGGCCACATTTCTTCAGATTCCATGTGGTTATGGGCATGCTTCTCGAGATTGCATTACAGGTTATCGGAACAGTGAGCCGTTGGATGCCACTTGCATTATACTGGGGTAAGATTGGCATGCATTTTTGGACGGCTGTAGCTTTTGCCTATTTGTTCACGGTTTTGGAGTGCATTAGGTGTTCGCTGGCTGGGATGTATGCTGATATCCCATTCGTGTGTGATGCGGCTTACATTCAAATTCCATACGATTAA
- the LOC140887560 gene encoding uncharacterized protein: protein MSAKYIVSSMVGTLVFVYAADYIISDQKLFGGTTPKTVSDKEWWLETDKKFQAWPRTAGPPVVMNPISRQNFIVKSSFDQ, encoded by the exons ATGTCAGCGAAATACATAGTTTCCTCTATGGTGGGAACACTTGTGTTCGTATATGCTGCTGACTATATAATTTCTGATCAGAAGCTCTTTGGAG GTACTACCCCCAAGACAGTTTCAGATAAAGAATGGTGGCTAGAGACTGATAAAAAGTTTCAAGCGTGGCCTCGTACCGCTGGTCCCCCAGTGGTCATGAACCCAATCAGCCGCCAAAATTTCATCGTCAAGTCAAGTTTTGATCAGTGA